One window of Fusarium keratoplasticum isolate Fu6.1 chromosome 2, whole genome shotgun sequence genomic DNA carries:
- a CDS encoding Peptidase-S8 domain-containing protein → MASSDRDTLAVNFAVDVTERLATVARGVGIGDRDDKLFCPALAAALWLVNQHLKDQKQSDSVLGTQARLLKLLSNLERICKPPTGPSTSRAKSGHDLANRYPGLSLLRQNNRKNAVDGIRKLASRRSPEGRKKQQDLLRILEAFIKPLAVADETPNPKTKAEVWVGDDFTGSMRTLYQVLSSYIFCNAGSEQTQIAGRLRLALESGAEGDSPAFDLMFLAHPHHELQAEAFRWRETRIAVDRRKAKFAVVGDEDVKLHIDGPTHIADFCERISTREQYQLSLKVSGKQLHFVEWCEGARSWVPNTPSVPLSTILRNHKLSQKMKYLLSYLLAKSVWQFYSTDWMGKEWTNESIHFMFERRQGANAGIYLNEPFISARFDPYSSSNDAEFRPHKFPKIKALGIVLLEIELGTVIEDHYEEECYAPDGELNADADLYAALKLFDDPDRLEDTFPLLKTVIGDCLRPTKFMQHRQSVEELRKVLQEDVVDHLHTLIKLYGQPEKIDLKPTIQMQTSQIRQITQPPRSTPLLQQPQVPRNVPSQEQPAVNAKAVAFNGAVASSITQASSKAWFEELDQLNEVLSSLPNEIDQTYERVRVAVIDTGINGSDVYAKHIRGYRDFVTNKDDIKQDNTGHGTNSVKLVYKVCADAEVYVARVFEYDEADDDTQDLMLKAIEHAKNIWNVDIISIASGFERDHALMRRAIKRAASDGTLVFAAASNYGNIRQVTFPARMQDVICVYCTDGRAKVSQSINPAAQTTKSKNFAILGEGVSVPPSIREQVTGTSVATSIAAGLAGRLLDFSRQKDCRQRIRCVGNLASVEGISAVFSHMAKGAEDYKYNCVVPGRLLQHLDEGEGRAMKRARICERLSTALENIDLDV, encoded by the exons ATGGCCTCTTCCGACCGGGACACTCTGGCCGTCAACTTCGCGGTAGATGTCACTGAACGCCTGGCCACCGTAGCGCGAGGTGTTGGCATAGGCGACCGGGACGACAAACTCTTCTGCCCGGCGTTAGCCGCCGCGCTGTGGCTGGTCAATCAGCACCTGAAGGATCAGAAGCAATCCGACTCGGTGCTTGGAACCCAAGCACGTctgttgaagttgttgagTAATCTTGAAAGGATATGCAAG CCGCCAACAGGCCCAAGCACGTCCAGAGCAAAGAGTGGCCACGACCTCGCCAATCGGTACCCTGGGCTGAGTCTACTTCGCCAAAACAACCGCAAGAACGCCGTTGATGGCATACGTAAGCTGGCCTCACGCCGGAGCCCTGAggggagaaagaagcagCAAGATCTACTGCGAATCCTCGAGGCGTTCATCAAACCCCTCGCCGTCGCAGATGAAACGCCAAATCCCAAGACAAAAGCCGAGGTTTGGGTAGGAGATGACTTCACAGGCTCAATGCGGACCCTATACCAGGTTCTATCTTCATACATCTTCTGCAATGCCGGGAGTGAGCAGACCCAGATCGCAGGCAGGCTTCGACTGGCCCTTGAGAGCGGAGCAGAAGGCGACTCTCCAGCGTTCGACTTGATGTTCCTTGCACATCCGCATCATGAACTTCAGGCGGAAGCCTTCCGGTGGCGTGAAACACGTATCGCCGTGGATCGCAG AAAGGCCAAATTTGCCGTCGTGGGCGACGAAGACGTGAAACTCCATATCGATGGCCCGACGCACATTGCCGACTTTTGCGAGAGAATTAGCACAAGAGAACAATACCAATTGTCCCTCAAGGTATCAGGCAAACAACTGCACTTTGTTGAATGGTGCGAGGGGGCAAGATCATGGGTGCCCAACACACCCTCTGTGCCCTTGTCCACCATTCTGAGGAACCACAAGCTGTCCCAAAAGATGAAATATCTCCTCTCTTACCTTCTGGCCAAGTCAGTGTGGCAGTTCTACTCCACCGACTGGATGGGCAAGGAGTGGACAAACGAGAGCATACACTTCATGTTTGAGCGTCGCCAGGGTGCCAACGCCGGCATCTACCTGAATGAACCCTTCATCTCCGCTCGCTTCGACCCatacagcagcagcaacgacGCCGAGTTCCGGCCTCACAAGTTCCCCAAGATAAAAGCCCTTGGGATAGTCTTGCTAGAGATTGAGCTGGGAACAGTCATCGAAGATCACTATGAAGAGGAGTGCTACGCCCCTGACGGAGAGCTCAACGCCGATGCGGACCTATACGCCGCCCTCAAGCTTTTCGATGATCCCGACAGGTTGGAAGACACTTTCCCGCTGCTGAAGACTGTTATTGGGGACTGTCTGCGACCTACCAAGTTCATGCAACACCGCCAAAgtgttgaggagcttcgcAAGGTCTTGCAAGAGGATGTGGTAGATCATCTACACACTCTGATAAAGCTCTATGGCCAACCGGAGAAGATCGACCTCAAGCCGACCATACAGATGCAGACATCACAGATACGACAAATAACACAACCACCCCGCAGCACGCCTCTGCTGCAACAACCACAAGTACCGAG AAACGTCCCCAGCCAAGAGCAACCAGCCGTGAACGCAAAAGCCGTCGCCTTCAATGGAGCTGTGGCAAGCAG TATCACTCAGGCCTCGTCAAAGGCTTGGTTCGAGGAGTTGGACCAGCTTAACGAGGTCCTCTCCTCGTTACCAAATGAGATTGACCAGACATACGAACGAGTTCGTGTTGCGGTCATTGATACAGGCATCAACGGGAGCGACGTTTATGCTAAGCATATACGAGGCTACCGAGATTTCGTGACAAACAAGGATGATATAAAGCAAGACAATACGGGGCATGGGACCAACTCGGTTAAGCTGGTATACAAAGTCTGCGCCGATGCTGAAGTGTATGTCGCCCGAGTATTTGAGTACGATGAGGCGGACGACGACACGCAAGACCTGATGTTGAAG GCAATCGAACATGCAAAGAATATCTGGAATGTGGacatcatcagcatcgccTCCGGCTTCGAGCGAGATCACgccttgatgagaagagcgATTAAGAGAGCCGCAAGTGATGGGACTCTGGTATTCGCCGCAGCATCAAACTACGGAAATATCAGACAGGTCACCTTTCCCGCACGCATGCAGGACGTGATATGCGTCTACTGCACAGATGGTCGAGCCAAGGTCTCGCAGTCAATCAACCCAGCTGCGCAAACTACCAAGTCCAAGAATtttgccatcctcggcgaAGGGGTTTCAGTGCCACCGTCGATAAGAGAGCAGGTCACAGGCACTTCAGTGGCAACCAGCATCGCGGCTGGCCTGGCCGGACGATTACTCGATTTTTCACGACAGAAGGATTGTCGACAACGAATACGATGCGTGGGGAACTTGGCCAGTGTAGAGGGCATATCCGCGGTATTTAGTCACATGGCAAAGGGAGCCGAGGACTATAAGTATAACTGCGTGGTGCCAGGAAGACTCTTGCAGCACTTGGATGAGGGTGAAGGGCgggcgatgaagagggcgaggataTGTGAGAGACTTTCAACAGCGTTGGAAAATATCGACCTGGATGTATAA